The Armatimonadota bacterium region ATCATGAACACCAGCGCCTGTACGAAGCTCACGAAGATATGGAACAACACCATCGGGAAATGCAGCGGAATCGGGATGTAGATCTTCGCGTAAATCGCAGCCGCCATCAGCAAGAGTTGGGCGATAATCACATCTTCCCCGAAAATGTTGCCGAAAAGTCGCACGGCCAGGGACAGCGGCCGTGCGAGCTCACCGATCACGTGAATCGGGATATTCAAGAGAAACAGGGCCTTCGGCTCGCCCACGAAATGCATCAGATACCTGATTCCCTGGCTCTTGAAACCGCAATACTGCACGTAGACGATTGTTGTCAGAGACAGGGCGAAGGTCATGTTCAGCGACGCTGTGGGCGAAAGAAACCCGGGGACCACGCCCAGAAGATTGAGGGCCGTGATGTAGATAAAGAGCGTCCCCAGGAAGGGCGCGTACTTCGCGCCGCCGGGCCCGATGACATCCTCGCAGAAGCCCACGAAGCTCTCATAGGCCCATTCCCAGAAAATCTGGCCGCCGCTTGTCGGGCGAAGGCGCAGGTTCCGCGTGCCCACCCGGACGAAGATGACCACACAGAGAAGAACCATCAGAGCCGTGATGGAATTCGCATCCAGGATATGCCTGAGCGATTCCGGCTCCAGGTGAACGATCGCGTTGATCCACGTACCCGGGTGTTCATGCATACGAGTTCATTATTGCGCAGGTGTCGCCAATCTTTAGCGATCGGCGCGATCTAGCCCCGTCCGGTGTCGCGTGTACGCCTTGAGCCTGCGATCTCCCCGGCCAGCGCTACGAGCATCAGGACAACCATCGGCAGCGTATACCCCGCCGCCAGAACCGGCAGGGCCGCCTCACTCAGCTGCGTCGCGCCCCAGAAGGCCAGTCCGGCAATGAGGAGCTTGGCGACGTACAGTGCGGTCGCCCGCACCTTGCGCCAGCGCGATGCAACACCGGGTCGCGAGCGCTGAACGGTTCGGGCCGTGATGCCGATGAACGCGACACCGAGTGCGGCACCCACGAGAAGCATGGCCGGAGCGTAGGGGTCGAAGCGGACGATGAGCGCGGCGACCACGGCGAGGGCGGCGGTTATCTGGCAGGTGCGCTTCAGGATGTGCCGCGTCCGGGCTTCGTCCAAAGCCCGTCACCCCTTCTGGATGGCCCGGAGCAGTTCGCGGAATCCGGCGATTGCACCCAGCAAAAAACCGACCACAGTGAAGGCCGGCTCTGCATCGAATCGTCTGTCCAGCCACATCCCCGCGCCGGTTCCGATGGCGATGCAAAAGGCGAGCGTCAAACCGACAACGCTCATCTTCAGCGCGTCTGCCCAAGCCCGCCGATCGCCCGTCACGAAGACCACCGCCACAGAGCCGGAGTGTAAATGTGGCCAAATCGGTTGTCAAGGCCGGCGCCGCGCGGTCAATATACTGATTATAACCAATTGGCTCCTGTGAACGCGGCGAGTGTACTCCTCGGGATGCCGATTGTCAAGGTTGAAAAGAGTGCATCATTGTAATAACATAATGACCGCGCTCGGACTGATTTCCCGGGTGCCCGGGGAACTTCCCGAATTATGGCGGATCTTACGTGAACTCTGAAGGGGCTGCGCACCCGCGCCGCACCAATGCTATGGCCGAGATAAGCCTCCACAAGCTGCCTCCGGGCGAAAATACCCCGCTTTATGCCCAGATCATGGGCATACTCGAGCAGGAGATCCGCTCGGGCCGTCTCAAGCCGGGCGACCAACTCCCGACCCAGGAGGCCCTTGCACAGCATTTCGAGGTCAGCCTGGCGCCGGTAAAGCAGGCTCTGCGAGAGCTTGAGGAGCGCGGGGTCATTGCCACACGCCAGGGACGGGGGACGTACATCCTTGATGCGACTCCTCTCAGCGAGGAGATCATCGACGCCAACCGAATCCCCAACTTCACGCGGGACATGACCGAGATGGGCCGCGAACCCTCATCGCGGGTCCTATCCATCGAGGAGGCGGCAGCCCGCGACGAGCCCCAGGCAGCCTCCGAGCTCAAGCTCCATGCCCGCGAGAAGCTGGTCCGGATCGAGCGCGTCAGACTCGCGGACGGCAAGCCGCTTTGTCTCCAGACCTGCTTCTTCCCGCACAGCCGTGTCACGGGAATTGTTGAGCGCGGGCTAAGAGACGGGGAGTCGTTGACGTCAGTGCTTCAGGGGGAGTACGGTATCACCATCGCGGTTGCACGTCAGACCATCTCGGCGACCGCGGCGACAGATCGCGATGCCCGGGAGCTCCAAATCACCCCCGGCGCGCCAATGCTCCTGGTGGAAAGAACGTCCTTCCTGAGCACCAGCGAACCCGTGGAGTTCCTGGTGGACCGGCGCGTACCTGACTTCAGCTTTATGGTTTGGCTCAGGCGCAAGTAGGATAACAATAAACTGGTACCCTTGGCGGAGTGAGGAATCGCTGGAGCTGTGGCCGGGGCCTGACTCACTCCGCGTCTTCGCCATTGCTCAAGGCCCCCGAACGAGATGCGCAACATACTGGTGGGTTACGACGGCTCCCGGGGTTCTGCAACCGCGCTACGGCAGACTGTCCCTCTCGCCGAGGCCTTGCGGGCGCGTGTGCGCATTCTGCAGGCAGTGGAACCCGCGACTCCCCAGGACATGGTGCGCGTGGACGAAGGACCCGACCCGGTAACCGTGGTGGATCGGATCGAGGCCATGCGGTCACGTGAGGAAGTCGACGAGAGCCCCCTGCCCTCCGACGCCGACATGGACGCAGCCGTGCGCATCGTGGAGAACGCCGGCGTGGCCTGCTCCTGGCAGACACGCCACGGAATGGCCACGCGCGTGCTTCCCGAACAATCCATCGCTATGGACATGCTGGTCCTCGGCAGGCGCGGCACATTGCGGCGCAGCGCGGTTGGGCGCACCGCGGCAAGCATCATCTACCACCCGACCGTCCCCACGCTCCTTTGTCAGGATGATCCGCTGCCCGTTCACCGACTTCTGCTGATTTACGAGCCCACGCCTTCCGGAGGCCGCGCCCTGCGAGTGGCCGGCGAGCTCGCCTCGGAGCTGAACGTCACCCTGGATGTTGCCGTCCCGGACACCGACCGCAGGCGCGGTGAAGAGAACCTCGCCTACGTGAGCAGCGCCCTGCGGGCCTACCACGTGGAAGGCGAGCGCGTGCGTTTCAACGGCGCCCTGCCTGAAGCGGTCTCCGAGATGGCTCTCGAGATGGGTAGTTCCATGGTGGTCCTGGGTGACGGTCACAGTTGCCTGTGGCCCTGGAGCAAACCCGCCAACATCCGCGCAGCCGTGCAGGTCCCCGGTGCGCTGTCCCTCGTGGTGCCCTGATCCGGTCAGTCTAGTCTGCGCCCTCTTTCCAGGAGCATTGGTCTCCTGGAATGCGTGTCGCCTGAGGCCGACTTCGCGTTCAGCGTGCCCTTCGCCCTGAGCCGTTGCGGACGGATCCATCCGGAGCCTGACGACACAGGGCAAGGCCCCATTACCACCGTCCCCGCACGCCTGCCACACACTAGGCAGGCACCCATCCCACAAGATCGATGGTCCTACCCCTCTTTCTCCCAAGCTTGACAGCCGTGCCCACTTTCTGTATGTTCTAGGTAGCACGATTCTCACAGATGTGCTACTGGAGGATTCCCCTTGAGGTCAGCCGGCTTCACCCTTATTGAGCTCCTGGTCGTGATCGCGATCATCGCCATCCTCGCGGCTATCCTGTTTCCGGTCTTCGCACGGGCTCGGGAGAAGGCAAGGCAGATCAGTTGTCTGAGCAATATGAAACAGATGGGCGTATCATTCTTCATGTACAACGCGGACTATGATGAGACGTACGTCATCAACCCCGAGTGGAAGAGCCGCCTGCAGCCCTACATCAAGAACACTCAGATCAACATCTGTCCCAGTCGCAAGGACCTGCCCTGGTACTACGGCCAGGGCTTCAACATCGGCGTTCCCGCATTCATAGGCGCCTATGTCCCCGGTTTTTTGGGAATGCCGGAGTCGGCAATACAGTCGCCGAGCAACAAGATACTGGTGGTTGAGTGGGACCGCTGCAATGCGGGGCCTCCGTCTGGCCCAACGGGCCTGTTTGCCGGCGGCGCCACCTGTTTCTGGGCGTGCACGATCATCCACAACGGCGGCTCTAATGTGCTCTTTGGCGACGGACACGCCAAGTGGATGCAGCCCCAGCAATATCATTCCAACATGGTCAAGGAGGACGGCGCAGGCAACCCCACTCCGGCGGGTGTGACGGCGGTGCCTGAATCCGTCTGGCGAAGCTACTGGGATACGAGCTATGCAGTCAACTGAACCCCCTGACCGGAAGGACGCGGATGCACTCTCCGTCGGCGAGCGGCTCCTGGACGCGCGGGACCTGGCGTTGGGGGGTCTGTTCGGGGCGCTGGGCATCGTTGTGCCCATAGCCTTCCACGCGCTTGGGCCGGGCATGGGACCCATCTGGCTTCCCATGTATCTGCCCTTGCTGGCGCTGGGGCTGCTGGCATCTTGGCGCACAGCCCTCATCGTCGGCCTCATAACCCCCATCCTGTCGTCTGTCCTGACCGGGATGCCGCCTATCGCGCCGGTAGCCCCGCTTATGGCCTTTGAACTCGGCGCCCTGGCCACCTCGGCGAGTCTGTGCCGTCAGGCCGGAATGAGCATACCTGTTGCGACCGTAGTCGCAATCATCGCCACGCGAGTGGTCGGCACCCTGGCGCTGGTCACCATCGGCCGCGCAATGGGCATGGAGCAGTCCGTGCCGGCCTATGCGATCCTGGGCCTCGCCGTGGCATGGCCCGGCATCCTGCTGCAGTTGACAGTGGTTCCCGCGGCCGCCTATGCTATTGAACGGACAAGCATCATAGGTCCGCGGTGGAAGAGGAACCCAAAGTGAGCGAGCACACTCACGAACATTCTTTGCACAGCAGTGTCGATGAAATCGCCATCTTGCGAGCTTTCCACGGCCACCTCGGCCCCTATGTGTTTGCCGGGATGCGAATGGGCAAATACGCGGTCGCCCGTTTGAAGGCGGACCCGCACTTCGGGGTCGAGGCCGATGTCTTCTGCCCCGATGCCCCCCCTCCCTCGTGCGCAATCGACGGCATTCAGTTCTCTACAGGCTGCACAATGGGCAAGCGGAACATCCGGCATCATGTTGCCGAAGGCGTTGCCGCTCGGTTCGTCAATCGCAAGTCCGGCGAAACCATCTGTGTCCGGTTGCGCCCTGCCGCTCTGGCGCTTGCGGTGGAGGAAATGCGCCTGCACAATGATGAGGCGGGCGCTCGGGTCATTGAACGCATGTCCGATGAGGAACTCCTGGAGGAGCTCGCCGACCTGTGATGGCCGTTTGGAAACTATCGCCATCCCTCCTCGTCGGCCTGCTGTGCGTTGCCCTTCTCGGAGCGTGTCTGGCCAGTCCCAGTCATCCCCAGGGTCTGTGCACCATGGGTCTTCTGGCGGCGTGCGCCTTGGTGTGGTCGCGCGCCAGGCTGCGGGAAGTTCTCGTCAGTGCGCTACCGCTCATCAGCTTCGGCTTGTTCGCGCTGCTCCTGCTGTTTCTCGCTCCAGTCGGCGACGGTGTCCGGACCGTTCCGGTTCCCCTCCTTCAGCGCTCAGTGTCCGCTCAGGCGCTGCAGTTCCTCGGCGCGATCTGGACCAAGTCAGTCCTGGTGGTGGCGTTCACACTTTCCTTCGCCCGAAAACTGTCCGAACGCGACCTCCTGGAGGGCTTGCTGGGACTCCGGGTCCCGCACCGGATCACAGCCTTGTGCACCTTGATGTTGCGCAGTGTCAAGTCGGTGCGGGGTGAGATCCTGCGGATCATTCGCGCCCAGAAGTCCCGGGGAATGCCGCGCGGGCTGCGAGCTGTGCGAGTCGCCGCCGCCATCGTGCAAGTGCTACTCATACGTCTCGGGCGCCGAGCCGAGTTGCAGGCTCTTGCATTGGTTTCCCGCGGCTACCGGGGGCAGTTAGGTCTGCTGGATGTCCGCGCGGTCTCCCCGTTGCAGGCCGTGGCCCTTGTCGCCGGGGCGGTGATAGTCACGTGGGTGACGACCTGGTAGCCATCGAACTCCGCGACGTCTCCTTCGCTTACCCCGACGGTTCGCCGGCACTCGAACAAGTCTCCCTGCGGGTGCCGATCGGAGGCCGTCTTGCGCTCATCGGCCCCAATGGAGCCGGCAAGTCCACTCTCCTTCTCCACCTCAACGGGCTCCTGCGAGGCACAGGGAATGTCACGGTGCTGGGCATGCCCGCCCGCGAGCCCTATCTGAGCGCCATCCGTCGCCGCGTGGGTCTGCTTTTCCAGAACCCCGACGATCAACTCTTTATGCCCACAGTGTTTGACGAAGTTGCCTACGCTGCAATCAACGCCCAATACCCGCCGGACGAGGTCCGCCGGAGAGTGGCAAAGGCCCTGGCCACTGTGGGGATGACCGATTTCGAAGGGAAGCACCCCGCAAACCTGAGTGTTGGCCAGAAGAAACGAGTCGCGCTGGCGTCGGTCCTGGTCACGGACGCAGAGATACTCGCCCTGGACGAGCCGTCGGCCGGCCTCGACCCCGGAGGCCGCGAGGACCTGATGGCGCTCCTAAGCTGCCTTGACTGCACCCTCGTTGTGGCCACTCATGACCTCGGTCTCGCGGAAAAGGTCTGCGACAGCGCGGCGGCTATCAAAGCCGGGCGGGTCTTGTGCACGGGCAGCGTCTCGGAGATTGCTCGATATCCGGGCCTGTTTCGATAATGCCCGAAGGAGGCATCCCCGGCACCGAGGGCGAATTGCTCCTTCATGACCGCCAGCGAACGGCGTGACCTGCGAAATGGTCTCCTGTTCATCTCCCCATGGATCGTGGGCTTCCTCGTATTCATGCTGGGCCCCATCCTGTTCTCTCTGTACGCCAGCTTCTGCGAATACTCTGTCCTGCGCCCGCCGGAATGGATCGGTGCTGCCAATTACTCCGAGCTTCTCACTGACGAAGTCTTCCGCCAGGCAATCGGCAACACGCTGATCTTCGCCGCCTTCAGCATCCCACTGGGGCTCGTCGTTTCCCTGGCGTTAGCTATCCTCCTCAACAGCGGCGTCAGGGGGCTCACGGTATTCCGCACCATCTTCTTTCTGCCCTCGCTGGTACCCATGGTGGCTCTGGCCATCATCTGGCTGTGGCTGTTCAATGGTGAGCACGGAGTTCTCAACTATGTGCTCAAAGCGGTTTTCGGTGCGTTGGGCCTCAAGCTCACGCCGCCCGGGTGGCTGTCGGACCCGGCGTGGTCCAAGCCCGCGCTGGTGATGATGAGCACCTGGACCGTGGGCCACGCAGTGGTCATTTACCTCGCGAACCTGCAGGACGTGCCGGAGCAACTTTACGAGGCGGCGGAGATCGACGGCGCGACCTACCTGCAGAAGCTGCGCCACGTGACCCTGCCCATGATCTCCCCTGTGATCCTGTTCAACCTGATCATGGGGATTATCGGCACACTCCAGACCTTCGCGGTGCCGTATGTGATCTCCCCACGCGGCGCCCCCGCGAGGTCCATCTATTTCGTGGCCATGTATCTTTATGACAACGCCTTCCCCTACCTGCGCATGGGCTATGCCTGCGCGATCGCCTGGATCCTCTTCGTCATTATCCTGGTTCTGACGCTGCTGGCGTTGCGGCTCTCCGCGCGGCGCGTGTATTACGGCGGCAGCTGACGATTAGGAGACGACCGGCGGGCGAGACCCACGCACCACCCGTTCTTGCCGAGACGACCCTGCCGGGGTGATGCTGCCGCTGGTCCTACGCCTTCTGCGCCATCGCCACCATTGACTTCAGACTTCCCAGCGTCTATCATCTGCGCGCTGTTTCCAGTGGATGTGCGCGCGCAAGGTGACCATCACCGAAACCCGCAACGTCGCGGCCAAAGGTCGCGGCGTTTGATTTGTGCCTGGAGTTGGGATGCTGTGAAGATCGGAATCATTGGCCCACAAGGGTCCGGCAAGAGTGCAGTACTCAGCTGTCTGACCGGAACCGACGGAAGCGTGAATATCGGCGTGGTCGGTGTCCCCGACCCGCGCCTCGAGGTGTTGTCGGGGATGTACAAGCCCCGCAAGACCACACAAGCAGACATCACTTTTGCCGAGATCGGCTGCGCGTCCGCGAGTAAGCTGTCGGCTATCACCGGCGCCCTGTCCCAGACCGACGCGCTCGCGGTGGTCACCGGGGGGTTCGCCCATGGGACTCGCGCAGCAGACCTGGACAGCTTCCTGCTTGACCTGCTCCTCGCAGACATGAGCGTGGTGGAGAACCGGTTGGCAAGAATCGAAGAGGACAGGCAGCGGGGTAAGAAGGAATCGCAGGCCGAGAAGCCCCTGATGGAGCGGCTGCAGAAGGCTCTCGCTGATGGTGTGCGTCTTGAGAACGTGGAGGTCAATGCCGACGAGGAGAAAGCACTGCGCGCTTATCAGTTCGTGACCCGCAAACCCACCCTGGTGGTGGCGAATGTTGCCGAGGGGGACCTGGGCAACGGAGTGGCTTCCGGCATCGCGGAGACCGCCCGCCAGCATGGCCTGCGGAGTCTGGAACTGTGCGCGCCGCTTGAGGGCGAGATCGCCCGGCTCACCGAGGAGGACCGCGCCGCGTTTCTCGCGGACTATGGGCTGGACGCTCCCGCGCGCGACCGGTTCATCCGGGCCGCGTACGAACTGACCGACCTGATTAGCTTCTTCACCGTGGGGCCGGATGAGTGCAAGGCGTGGAGCATCCGCCGGGGCACACTGGCTCCCCGGGCTGCCGGCGCGATCCACAGCGACATCGAACGCGGGTTCATCCGGGCCGAAGTGGTGGCGTATGAGGACCTGGTCGCCAGTGGATCGCTGCAAGAGTGCCGTGCGCGGGGTCAGGTGCGGCTCGAGGGCAAGACTTACGAGGTGCGCGACGGTGATGTGATCGACTTCCGTTTCGCGGTGTAATGCGGAAGTTGCGACGCATCAGGGCCGGAGTCCATCGCCTCCGGCCCTGTTGATCCTCGCGAGCGGATGCCGGCTACTTGCCGATCAGGAGCAGGTCCAGGAAACGCATGGCGTCGTTGGGGTCGATGGTCCCGTTACCGTCCAGGTCGCAGTTCGCGTTGGTAGCCCCGCCTTGCTGGCAGGTCTTCCACGAGCCCACGAAAAGCGCCTGGTCCTTCTGGTCAATCTTCCCGTCATGGTTCACGTCGGCGCTGGCAAGCAACGTGACTGCCTTGACGGCGTCAATGCGGGTGAGCAGCTGGGACGGCCAGACCTTCACCAGCGTCTCGATCTTACTGTTGGCCGTGGCGCTGGAAAGCGGCGTGACCTCAACGCGAAGATCCTTGTACTCCTCCGGCTTGATCAGGCCGAGACTTGCCCCACCTTGGGCAGTCGCGTCCGCCGTGATGTCGTTGCCGCCCGTCAGCGCATCGTAGTACCGGACGCGCCATCTCGAGTTACCGGCGGAACCGAATGCGAAGAAGGTATCCTGCGTCGCGCCGCGGTTGAGCACCCGCACGATGTAGACGCTGGTCGCGCCGGGCATCGCCGGGCCGTAAGCGGTCTGCCCAGAGCCGTCCTCACCATACTCCTTGGTGCCCACGAAGCCTCCGCCCGCCGGGCCCTGGATCAACGCGTCAGGCTTGGCATCGGGCGGCGGGGCCTTGAGCTTCACCACAACCGCCTGCCACATCTGCAGGCCGGCGAAGCGCCCCATCCAGTTCATCGTCCACGTGTGGCCTTTGTCATTGTCCCAGGTTGTGCGGATGTAACAGGTCTGCTGTCCCCCGGAGGTGTTGTATCCGTAGCCCACGAACACATGCTCGCCACACATGAGCATGACCGGGCGACCCGCGTTGATTTCGCCGCAAAAGTCGGAGAAGCGGAAACCCTGGATCTGCGGGCGGCCGAAGGCGTCCACAAACTGGTCGGATGTGGTCAGTTGGACGTAGAGCTCCTGGGCCTCGTAACCTTTGTCCTCAACGAAATCCAGCATGCCCGATGCGCCGTCGTGCTGGTAGTTGTTCGGGAACACGTTGCGCATGGCTCTCACGTACGAGGCCGTCATGGGTGTTGCGTCCGAAAACTGATAGAAGACGGTGACACCGTCGCGATTCCCCTCGGTGATCCCGGCACCGGTAGCGACGTTGTCGAAGCGGCTGGTCCACATGAAGTCGCCGGTGCAGTCGAAGGGTGAATGGGGCGTCCAGGGAGGGATGTTATCAAGGCACGGGTCTCGCGAGGAGTTCGCGCCGGACCACCAGTCATCCACGTGGCCTTTGCTGGTGCGCCCGCCGACACCTTTGTGCGAGGCGGCAAGAGGAGATTCGCCGTAGGTGGGGTCGGCCATAGTGTCGGGCCAGACTTCCTCATTGTACAGAGGGCATTTGCCGTCGTTCTCCTTGCCGGTGAACATCTTCGAGTAGCCCTTGTAATCGTAGTACCCGAAGAGGATGGCTGCCGCGGTATTGGCGCATCCGTAACACCAGGTCCAGGAGGGCACGTTCTGCAGCAGCACCGGAGTGCCCGCTGCGCTGGTTACGGGCACCGGCGGCATGACCGACGGCGGCCTGCCACCCATTACAGCTATGCTCAGGTTCGTGCCAGGAACCTCGGTGATTGTTGGCAGCGCCGGCCCGGCATCCTGACAGAGCGCAGAACCAAATGAAGCCAGTAACGTCACGGCAAGGGAGAACGCATACGCTGCGCGAACCTGGAGGGCCATAGCCAGACCGCCTCTCTGAAGAGTGCGCGGGTGCGGGGCTGCGAGCACAGCGGTTGGGGGGATCTACCGGGCGCCCCCCGGGGGATCAGCAATAGTG contains the following coding sequences:
- the atpB gene encoding F0F1 ATP synthase subunit A, translated to MHEHPGTWINAIVHLEPESLRHILDANSITALMVLLCVVIFVRVGTRNLRLRPTSGGQIFWEWAYESFVGFCEDVIGPGGAKYAPFLGTLFIYITALNLLGVVPGFLSPTASLNMTFALSLTTIVYVQYCGFKSQGIRYLMHFVGEPKALFLLNIPIHVIGELARPLSLAVRLFGNIFGEDVIIAQLLLMAAAIYAKIYIPIPLHFPMVLFHIFVSFVQALVFMMLSAAYIAGATAGHGDDHGDAHGHEHSPEAA
- a CDS encoding AtpZ/AtpI family protein, which produces MSVVGLTLAFCIAIGTGAGMWLDRRFDAEPAFTVVGFLLGAIAGFRELLRAIQKG
- a CDS encoding GntR family transcriptional regulator — protein: MNSEGAAHPRRTNAMAEISLHKLPPGENTPLYAQIMGILEQEIRSGRLKPGDQLPTQEALAQHFEVSLAPVKQALRELEERGVIATRQGRGTYILDATPLSEEIIDANRIPNFTRDMTEMGREPSSRVLSIEEAAARDEPQAASELKLHAREKLVRIERVRLADGKPLCLQTCFFPHSRVTGIVERGLRDGESLTSVLQGEYGITIAVARQTISATAATDRDARELQITPGAPMLLVERTSFLSTSEPVEFLVDRRVPDFSFMVWLRRK
- a CDS encoding universal stress protein, which produces MRNILVGYDGSRGSATALRQTVPLAEALRARVRILQAVEPATPQDMVRVDEGPDPVTVVDRIEAMRSREEVDESPLPSDADMDAAVRIVENAGVACSWQTRHGMATRVLPEQSIAMDMLVLGRRGTLRRSAVGRTAASIIYHPTVPTLLCQDDPLPVHRLLLIYEPTPSGGRALRVAGELASELNVTLDVAVPDTDRRRGEENLAYVSSALRAYHVEGERVRFNGALPEAVSEMALEMGSSMVVLGDGHSCLWPWSKPANIRAAVQVPGALSLVVP
- a CDS encoding DUF1559 domain-containing protein yields the protein MRSAGFTLIELLVVIAIIAILAAILFPVFARAREKARQISCLSNMKQMGVSFFMYNADYDETYVINPEWKSRLQPYIKNTQINICPSRKDLPWYYGQGFNIGVPAFIGAYVPGFLGMPESAIQSPSNKILVVEWDRCNAGPPSGPTGLFAGGATCFWACTIIHNGGSNVLFGDGHAKWMQPQQYHSNMVKEDGAGNPTPAGVTAVPESVWRSYWDTSYAVN
- a CDS encoding ECF transporter S component codes for the protein MQSTEPPDRKDADALSVGERLLDARDLALGGLFGALGIVVPIAFHALGPGMGPIWLPMYLPLLALGLLASWRTALIVGLITPILSSVLTGMPPIAPVAPLMAFELGALATSASLCRQAGMSIPVATVVAIIATRVVGTLALVTIGRAMGMEQSVPAYAILGLAVAWPGILLQLTVVPAAAYAIERTSIIGPRWKRNPK
- a CDS encoding formylmethanofuran dehydrogenase, yielding MSEHTHEHSLHSSVDEIAILRAFHGHLGPYVFAGMRMGKYAVARLKADPHFGVEADVFCPDAPPPSCAIDGIQFSTGCTMGKRNIRHHVAEGVAARFVNRKSGETICVRLRPAALALAVEEMRLHNDEAGARVIERMSDEELLEELADL
- a CDS encoding ABC transporter ATP-binding protein, yielding MGDDLVAIELRDVSFAYPDGSPALEQVSLRVPIGGRLALIGPNGAGKSTLLLHLNGLLRGTGNVTVLGMPAREPYLSAIRRRVGLLFQNPDDQLFMPTVFDEVAYAAINAQYPPDEVRRRVAKALATVGMTDFEGKHPANLSVGQKKRVALASVLVTDAEILALDEPSAGLDPGGREDLMALLSCLDCTLVVATHDLGLAEKVCDSAAAIKAGRVLCTGSVSEIARYPGLFR
- a CDS encoding sugar ABC transporter permease, with the translated sequence MTASERRDLRNGLLFISPWIVGFLVFMLGPILFSLYASFCEYSVLRPPEWIGAANYSELLTDEVFRQAIGNTLIFAAFSIPLGLVVSLALAILLNSGVRGLTVFRTIFFLPSLVPMVALAIIWLWLFNGEHGVLNYVLKAVFGALGLKLTPPGWLSDPAWSKPALVMMSTWTVGHAVVIYLANLQDVPEQLYEAAEIDGATYLQKLRHVTLPMISPVILFNLIMGIIGTLQTFAVPYVISPRGAPARSIYFVAMYLYDNAFPYLRMGYACAIAWILFVIILVLTLLALRLSARRVYYGGS
- the ychF gene encoding redox-regulated ATPase YchF is translated as MKIGIIGPQGSGKSAVLSCLTGTDGSVNIGVVGVPDPRLEVLSGMYKPRKTTQADITFAEIGCASASKLSAITGALSQTDALAVVTGGFAHGTRAADLDSFLLDLLLADMSVVENRLARIEEDRQRGKKESQAEKPLMERLQKALADGVRLENVEVNADEEKALRAYQFVTRKPTLVVANVAEGDLGNGVASGIAETARQHGLRSLELCAPLEGEIARLTEEDRAAFLADYGLDAPARDRFIRAAYELTDLISFFTVGPDECKAWSIRRGTLAPRAAGAIHSDIERGFIRAEVVAYEDLVASGSLQECRARGQVRLEGKTYEVRDGDVIDFRFAV